One stretch of Cohnella algarum DNA includes these proteins:
- a CDS encoding TetR/AcrR family transcriptional regulator, whose protein sequence is MDSAEQDVKLRLLLAAKKLFAQQGFDRTTTRQVAEEAGANVALISYYFGGKEKIFEAIFEFFLPKELILESLNRSFHPVEGICFIIEQVTHFRYREPELMLIVQQEISLGTPRRELVRKHMFPIWGKLRDLLEEGRRCGVFRFRSLDHAFLSVLGTILFHKKSDYFQPLMTEAPQSAQELVDHLTDYVLGGLHFNGDGDTQR, encoded by the coding sequence ATGGATTCGGCGGAACAGGACGTAAAGCTGCGTTTGCTGCTTGCTGCCAAGAAGCTGTTCGCGCAGCAGGGCTTCGACCGGACGACAACCCGGCAAGTCGCCGAGGAGGCCGGAGCGAACGTTGCCTTGATTTCGTATTACTTTGGCGGCAAAGAGAAAATTTTCGAAGCGATCTTCGAGTTTTTTTTGCCGAAGGAATTGATTTTGGAGAGCCTGAACCGGTCGTTTCATCCGGTGGAAGGAATATGCTTCATCATCGAGCAGGTGACCCATTTCCGCTACCGAGAACCGGAGCTTATGCTCATCGTCCAGCAGGAGATTTCGCTCGGCACGCCGCGAAGGGAACTCGTTCGGAAGCATATGTTCCCGATTTGGGGCAAGCTGCGTGATTTGCTGGAGGAAGGGCGGCGGTGCGGGGTTTTTCGGTTCCGTTCGCTTGACCATGCGTTTCTGTCCGTTCTCGGCACGATTCTGTTTCACAAAAAGAGCGACTATTTCCAGCCGCTGATGACCGAAGCCCCGCAGTCGGCCCAGGAGCTTGTCGATCATTTGACCGACTACGTGTTGGGCGGACTTCATTTTAACGGAGACGGGGATACGCAACGATGA
- a CDS encoding YhgE/Pip domain-containing protein: MKTIKLFMKRPTTWVGIATALMFQLIFSIVWMTGYEGVTDRMDRLHVGIVNEDALMGDAVSQLRAGLPVQTELLESMDAAMDRLDKRELQMIVRIPATFSADAAAADRQAEIEYVVNESNPALIKSMMTSISAQVTAQANKAAVGKGVEQMLLQARQPAEQASAASGALAERVVGNVRSVNPVAGMNNQMVPMMMVLASFVGSMIMSMNLEQSSMALAASAGRWRRFGARSLLNLAAAIVVSLVGAALILSLGGQAEQGFFALWGLLFVILLSFLFVTQMFLLLFGPAGMLFNILLLSIQLVSSGAMVPRELLGDFYVELGKFLPATYAVESGMDVLFGGAGAGRAIGILLLIAAIGAGVGAGAVALKKGRIPAQAPVAPRS, from the coding sequence ATGAAAACGATAAAGCTATTTATGAAACGGCCGACAACGTGGGTTGGCATCGCGACCGCCCTTATGTTTCAGTTGATTTTTTCGATCGTCTGGATGACGGGATACGAAGGCGTAACCGACCGGATGGACCGGCTGCATGTCGGCATCGTCAACGAAGACGCGTTAATGGGAGACGCCGTTTCGCAATTGCGGGCCGGGTTGCCGGTTCAGACCGAACTGCTCGAAAGCATGGACGCGGCGATGGATCGCCTGGACAAGCGCGAGCTGCAAATGATCGTCCGTATCCCGGCGACGTTTTCCGCCGACGCGGCGGCAGCGGACCGGCAGGCGGAAATCGAATACGTGGTCAACGAATCCAATCCCGCCCTGATCAAAAGCATGATGACTTCGATTTCCGCGCAGGTGACGGCCCAAGCGAACAAGGCGGCCGTCGGGAAAGGCGTGGAGCAAATGCTTTTGCAGGCGCGGCAGCCGGCCGAGCAAGCTTCGGCGGCATCCGGCGCTTTGGCCGAGCGGGTCGTCGGAAACGTCCGGTCGGTCAATCCGGTTGCGGGCATGAACAACCAGATGGTGCCGATGATGATGGTGCTGGCGTCCTTTGTCGGCTCGATGATCATGAGCATGAACCTGGAGCAGTCGTCGATGGCGTTGGCCGCTTCCGCCGGACGCTGGCGGCGTTTCGGCGCCCGCTCCCTGTTGAACCTCGCGGCCGCGATCGTCGTGTCGCTGGTCGGGGCGGCGCTTATCCTGTCGCTCGGCGGCCAGGCGGAGCAAGGATTCTTCGCGTTATGGGGGCTGCTGTTCGTCATTTTGCTGTCGTTTTTGTTCGTTACCCAAATGTTCCTGCTTTTGTTCGGACCGGCGGGCATGCTGTTCAACATCCTGCTTCTGTCGATTCAGCTCGTCTCGTCCGGAGCGATGGTGCCGAGAGAGCTGCTGGGCGACTTCTATGTGGAGCTGGGCAAATTTTTGCCGGCGACCTATGCGGTGGAAAGCGGCATGGACGTGCTGTTCGGAGGCGCGGGAGCCGGTCGGGCGATCGGCATTCTGCTGCTGATCGCCGCGATCGGGGCCGGCGTCGGCGCCGGGGCCGTCGCGCTCAAGAAGGGGCGGATCCCCGCCCAAGCTCCGGTCGCGCCGCGCTCGTAA
- a CDS encoding type II toxin-antitoxin system PemK/MazF family toxin yields the protein MIVKRGDVFYADLSPVVGSEQGGVRPVLVIQNDIGNRFSPTVIVAAITAQIQKAKLPTHVEIDSKLHGMERDSVVLLEQIRTIDKQRLTDKITHLDEEMMRKVDDALQISVGLIDF from the coding sequence TTGATCGTCAAGCGCGGGGATGTATTCTATGCGGATTTGTCTCCGGTTGTCGGTTCGGAGCAGGGCGGCGTGCGCCCCGTGCTCGTCATTCAGAACGATATCGGCAACCGTTTCAGTCCGACCGTAATCGTAGCGGCCATCACGGCCCAAATCCAGAAGGCGAAGCTCCCGACGCATGTCGAGATCGATTCGAAATTGCACGGTATGGAACGGGATTCCGTCGTTCTGCTTGAGCAGATCCGCACGATCGACAAGCAGCGGCTCACCGATAAAATTACGCACTTGGACGAAGAAATGATGCGCAAAGTGGACGACGCCCTGCAAATCAGCGTCGGACTGATCGATTTTTAA
- a CDS encoding CopG family ribbon-helix-helix protein, producing MANAHNTKRIMISLPDHLLREVDFVVAKENSNRSEVIRQAMKQYLVERKKRLIRDSMQRGYLEMAKINLNIASEAFQAEEDAESTLERLVSGV from the coding sequence GTGGCCAATGCGCATAATACGAAGAGAATCATGATCAGTTTGCCGGATCATCTTCTAAGAGAAGTGGACTTTGTGGTGGCAAAGGAAAATTCCAACCGCAGCGAAGTGATTCGGCAGGCGATGAAGCAATATCTGGTGGAGCGGAAGAAACGTTTGATTCGCGACTCCATGCAGCGCGGTTACCTGGAAATGGCCAAAATCAACCTGAACATAGCATCGGAAGCTTTCCAAGCGGAAGAAGACGCCGAAAGCACGCTCGAACGTCTCGTAAGCGGGGTGTAG
- the alr gene encoding alanine racemase: MDTFFRPTAAEISLDALEHNVKAFRSRLPSRTRLLASVKANAYGHGAVETARGALAAGADYLGVAFLDEALQLRRAGITAPVLVLGYTPPEGLALAREQGITVTLYRDDSLSAIEKLPAQGPKLKAHVKIDSGMGRLGVLPGRAAERFLERACALPQLEVEGMFTHFAKADESDKSHSLMQAERFATVVDYVRRSGLPLSIIHAGNTAAGIDLPDHIGGMLRLGIGMYGLYPSAEVRQERVRLEPVMTLKTQLVHVKTVSAGEGISYGARYVTTGTETIGTLPIGYADGYSRMLSGKAEALLRGRRVPVLGTICMDQCMIRLDDAARDGSAGFEPGEEVVLIGRQGGETITAEEVASLLGTINYEITCMIAARVPRVYVRGGRIAEVVNPLA; the protein is encoded by the coding sequence GTGGATACTTTTTTTCGGCCGACGGCGGCGGAAATTTCTTTGGATGCGTTGGAGCATAACGTGAAGGCGTTCCGAAGCCGGCTGCCGTCCCGCACAAGGCTGCTCGCCTCGGTGAAGGCGAATGCCTACGGACACGGAGCGGTCGAGACGGCCAGGGGAGCCCTGGCGGCGGGCGCGGATTATCTCGGCGTCGCCTTTCTGGACGAAGCGCTGCAGCTCCGAAGGGCGGGAATAACGGCCCCGGTGCTGGTGCTCGGGTATACGCCGCCGGAAGGACTCGCGCTTGCGAGGGAACAAGGAATTACGGTTACATTGTATCGGGACGACAGCTTATCCGCGATCGAGAAGCTGCCGGCGCAAGGCCCCAAGCTGAAGGCGCACGTGAAGATCGACTCCGGCATGGGGCGTCTCGGCGTGCTTCCGGGACGGGCGGCCGAGCGTTTCCTGGAGCGGGCGTGCGCGCTTCCGCAGCTGGAAGTCGAGGGCATGTTCACCCACTTCGCGAAGGCGGACGAGAGCGACAAATCCCATTCGCTCATGCAAGCCGAACGGTTCGCGACCGTCGTCGATTACGTCCGGCGCAGCGGGCTGCCGCTGAGCATCATTCACGCGGGCAACACCGCCGCCGGCATCGATTTGCCGGATCATATCGGAGGCATGCTGCGGCTCGGAATCGGCATGTACGGCTTGTATCCGAGCGCGGAGGTCCGGCAGGAGCGGGTTCGGCTGGAACCGGTCATGACGCTCAAAACGCAGCTCGTGCACGTGAAGACCGTTTCCGCCGGCGAAGGCATCAGCTACGGGGCCCGCTACGTGACGACCGGCACGGAAACGATCGGAACGCTGCCGATCGGGTATGCGGACGGCTACAGCCGGATGCTGTCGGGCAAAGCCGAGGCGCTGCTTCGCGGAAGAAGGGTGCCGGTGCTCGGCACGATCTGCATGGATCAGTGCATGATCCGGCTGGACGACGCCGCGCGGGACGGATCGGCCGGGTTCGAGCCGGGAGAAGAGGTCGTGCTCATCGGGCGGCAGGGCGGCGAGACGATCACGGCCGAAGAAGTCGCCTCTCTGCTCGGCACGATCAACTATGAAATCACTTGCATGATCGCCGCCCGCGTTCCCCGCGTCTACGTGCGCGGCGGAAGGATCGCGGAAGTCGTCAACCCGCTGGCGTAG
- a CDS encoding outer membrane lipoprotein-sorting protein, with translation MRRRIPLIVVVALLAGLLAACGSKNADTVVKDLDKVIGKMESYEGSGTMILHTGQQPQEYKVEVWYQKPSYYRIALTNAKKDITQIVLRNDDGVFVLTPSLNKSYRFQSDWPENQGQVYLYQTLVQSIVLDNSRQFASDKDAYVFDVMASNYNNGSFARQKIWLSKSDYAPRHVEVTDTNANLMVEVKFDSFTFGKKFESSAFDMQQNMAAPNAGQPGGETGAQEDGDAVNGADDGQGAEGEPSAEPGTAPDEPTGGAIEGGEETAGEPGAGLPEEAPVTVEPDPDYLPEGVEQKDVFEVDLADGSIGVVLRYTGTYDFTIMETVAKETAATTSEGIALDMGFTMGHLTTGDTKTLTWTYDGMDYRLTTADLPEENMVQIAQSMVDSSGK, from the coding sequence ATGCGTCGTCGGATCCCGTTGATCGTCGTCGTTGCTCTGTTGGCCGGATTGCTGGCCGCTTGCGGGAGCAAAAACGCGGACACGGTCGTAAAGGATTTGGACAAGGTCATCGGAAAAATGGAAAGCTACGAAGGAAGCGGCACCATGATTTTGCATACCGGCCAGCAGCCGCAGGAGTACAAGGTCGAAGTTTGGTACCAGAAGCCGTCCTACTATCGCATCGCGCTGACCAACGCCAAAAAGGACATTACCCAAATCGTGCTCCGCAACGACGATGGCGTATTCGTGCTGACGCCGAGCCTGAACAAAAGCTACCGGTTCCAGAGCGACTGGCCGGAAAATCAAGGCCAGGTCTACTTGTACCAGACGCTCGTTCAGAGCATCGTTCTCGACAATTCGCGGCAGTTCGCGTCCGACAAAGACGCCTACGTGTTCGACGTCATGGCGAGCAACTATAACAACGGCTCGTTCGCGCGGCAAAAAATTTGGCTGTCCAAATCCGATTACGCCCCGCGCCATGTGGAAGTGACGGATACGAACGCCAATTTGATGGTCGAAGTGAAGTTCGACAGCTTCACGTTCGGCAAAAAATTCGAAAGCTCCGCATTCGATATGCAGCAAAATATGGCGGCGCCGAACGCCGGTCAGCCTGGCGGCGAAACGGGAGCGCAAGAAGACGGCGACGCCGTAAACGGGGCTGACGACGGCCAAGGCGCGGAAGGCGAACCGTCGGCGGAGCCGGGCACGGCGCCCGACGAGCCGACCGGCGGGGCGATCGAGGGCGGCGAAGAGACGGCCGGGGAGCCGGGAGCGGGCCTTCCCGAGGAGGCTCCGGTGACGGTCGAGCCGGATCCGGACTATTTGCCCGAGGGCGTGGAGCAGAAGGACGTCTTCGAGGTCGATCTCGCGGACGGAAGCATCGGCGTCGTGCTCCGCTATACCGGAACTTACGATTTTACCATCATGGAGACGGTAGCGAAAGAGACGGCCGCGACGACGAGCGAAGGCATCGCGCTCGATATGGGCTTTACGATGGGGCATCTGACGACGGGCGACACGAAGACGCTGACATGGACATACGACGGAATGGATTACCGGCTGACGACGGCGGATCTTCCGGAAGAAAACATGGTCCAAATCGCGCAATCGATGGTCGATTCGTCGGGAAAATAA
- a CDS encoding peptidoglycan DD-metalloendopeptidase family protein, producing the protein MRVQGLALVLAMVVLTGCGGGGGEEPAGTKAEGTQEASASPEQASPSSGTEAPPATRYEAEQIGQALLDGDYANVYGQFTEDFQKEISLSDFSETVQGFSEGLGEWEPQSVLKLNGSQYAAWKERDGDRGLTVIMDGEGRISGLRLLDAKTFPETDKAETKLEYGLPVKEDWFVFWGGDNVLLNYHYEFESQRYAYDLIRVKDGFSYEGDPARNESYYAFGREIVAPRDGTVVQVVNDIADNEPVGTVNEDQPAGNMVVIDHGNGEYSYLAHLKKGSATVKVGDAVTKGETIGLGGNSGNSTEPHLHFQLSDGPDLFAGKALRVRWEDGLRPVQGETVRPS; encoded by the coding sequence ATGAGAGTGCAAGGTTTGGCATTGGTGCTGGCGATGGTCGTCTTGACGGGGTGCGGCGGCGGAGGAGGAGAGGAACCGGCGGGAACCAAGGCCGAAGGAACGCAGGAGGCAAGCGCTTCCCCGGAACAGGCCTCCCCCTCGTCCGGGACGGAGGCGCCCCCCGCGACGCGCTACGAAGCCGAACAAATCGGACAAGCGCTGCTGGACGGGGACTACGCGAACGTTTACGGGCAATTTACCGAGGACTTTCAAAAGGAGATTTCGCTTTCCGACTTCAGCGAGACGGTGCAGGGGTTCAGCGAGGGACTTGGCGAATGGGAGCCGCAGTCCGTCCTGAAGCTTAACGGCAGCCAATACGCGGCCTGGAAAGAGAGGGACGGCGACAGGGGGCTTACCGTCATTATGGACGGGGAAGGCCGCATTTCGGGTTTAAGGCTCCTCGACGCCAAAACCTTCCCGGAAACCGACAAGGCGGAAACGAAGCTCGAATACGGGTTGCCGGTCAAAGAGGACTGGTTCGTGTTTTGGGGCGGCGACAACGTCCTGCTGAATTACCACTACGAGTTCGAAAGCCAGCGCTACGCGTACGATCTCATCCGGGTCAAGGACGGGTTTTCGTACGAAGGCGATCCGGCGCGCAACGAAAGCTATTACGCGTTCGGACGGGAAATCGTCGCGCCCCGGGACGGCACGGTCGTTCAAGTCGTGAACGATATCGCGGACAACGAGCCGGTCGGGACCGTGAACGAAGACCAGCCCGCCGGCAATATGGTCGTCATCGATCACGGAAACGGGGAATACAGCTATTTGGCGCATTTGAAAAAAGGATCCGCGACGGTGAAGGTCGGCGATGCCGTGACCAAAGGAGAAACGATCGGCCTCGGCGGCAATTCCGGCAATTCGACCGAGCCGCATTTGCATTTTCAACTATCGGACGGCCCGGACCTGTTTGCCGGCAAAGCGCTGCGGGTTCGCTGGGAGGACGGCCTCCGTCCCGTCCAGGGCGAGACGGTCCGGCCTTCGTAA
- a CDS encoding response regulator transcription factor, translated as MNEALILLVDDEQSIVTLLETVLRKEGFANIDKAASAEQAIECCTRREYRAIVLDVMLPGMSGVEAAPLIRRITNAPILFLSARTTDLDKLTGFAVGGDDYVTKPFNPLEVVARIKSLLRRSGMPAAPAANSASLPSPSGPVYDFGRFQVDEAAAELRVKGGIVSCPTLVFQLLLFLCKHPNRVFTKSELYERVWGENSVNDDNTVMVHIHRIRERIEPDPSRPKYLINVRGLGYKLIKQEAGDER; from the coding sequence GTGAACGAGGCTTTAATTCTCCTTGTCGACGACGAACAGTCGATCGTGACGCTGCTGGAGACCGTGCTGCGCAAGGAAGGATTCGCGAACATCGATAAAGCCGCGTCGGCCGAGCAGGCGATCGAATGCTGCACGCGGAGGGAGTATCGCGCGATCGTGCTCGACGTCATGCTTCCGGGAATGAGCGGCGTCGAAGCCGCCCCCCTGATCCGCCGGATCACGAACGCTCCGATTTTGTTCTTGAGCGCGCGGACGACGGACCTGGACAAGCTGACCGGATTTGCCGTCGGCGGCGACGATTACGTCACCAAGCCGTTCAATCCGCTGGAAGTGGTCGCCCGCATCAAGTCGCTGCTTCGCCGCTCCGGAATGCCGGCCGCGCCAGCCGCGAATTCCGCGTCCCTCCCCTCGCCGAGCGGTCCCGTATACGATTTCGGCAGGTTCCAGGTCGACGAGGCCGCCGCCGAGCTTCGCGTGAAAGGCGGGATCGTGTCGTGCCCGACGCTCGTGTTCCAGCTGCTGCTGTTTTTGTGCAAGCACCCGAACCGGGTATTTACGAAAAGCGAGCTGTACGAGCGGGTATGGGGCGAAAACAGCGTCAACGACGACAACACGGTCATGGTGCATATTCACCGGATCCGGGAGCGGATCGAGCCCGACCCGTCCCGTCCGAAATATTTGATCAACGTCCGCGGCCTCGGCTACAAGCTGATCAAACAGGAGGCGGGAGATGAACGTTAA
- a CDS encoding sensor histidine kinase, whose translation MNVKWRLAFRLIVWLTLAGIALLALAGGAVYWSYQQLMRIETARDFENAGLYRLVQTLRNEGGDLTFDPELLSIIRDSGGWLQRIDENGRVTDAYFTPPDVPDAYGPGELVAYWMGKTEFPYPLYLWIQEKDGVTHTLVYGLSNEDDRLLEQFAERGEIGEGSIALPEELANRLRRSGAWLQVLDSSGAELASSNKPPGALGRYSLQELALRSVYADRYGAKLTSFYEEATGRTWVLSEPLSGFAPGEGPLFPPEAGVIVAAVGGVFAAAMAIFALVAYGFGHRFGAPIVHMLNWIRALDEGKYAEPAGRSGPSRSRNRRGRTKGGYRVFGDVVRSLDSLSETLRRNERLRAENERLKDEWIAGVSHDLKTPLSSIKGYAHMLNADAYEWTAEEVRSFAKVILDKSSHLDELINDLTLTYHLRHGGRPPSLETVDMNDYLAEAVRDASSHPQYPENGVRFAPDSRAAWLDIYRPWFQRIVDNLVANALLHNREGTMLTVSVRAEPDGGLSIRFADDGDGMDERTAERLFERYYRGTDTESRAEGTGLGMAVTKALVEGLGGTIEVDTAPGRGTAIVLRWDRSLPENRAG comes from the coding sequence ATGAACGTTAAATGGCGGCTAGCGTTCCGCCTGATCGTCTGGCTGACGCTGGCCGGCATCGCGCTGCTCGCGCTCGCGGGAGGCGCCGTATACTGGAGCTACCAGCAGCTGATGCGGATCGAAACGGCGAGAGATTTCGAGAATGCCGGACTTTACCGGCTCGTGCAGACGCTGCGGAACGAGGGAGGCGATCTGACCTTCGATCCCGAGCTGCTGTCCATTATCCGCGACAGCGGCGGCTGGCTGCAGCGCATCGACGAAAACGGCCGGGTGACGGACGCCTATTTCACCCCGCCCGACGTGCCGGACGCCTACGGTCCGGGAGAGCTCGTCGCGTACTGGATGGGCAAGACGGAGTTTCCGTATCCATTGTATTTATGGATTCAGGAAAAGGACGGCGTCACCCACACGCTCGTTTACGGGCTCTCGAACGAGGACGATCGGCTGCTGGAGCAGTTCGCGGAACGGGGCGAAATCGGCGAAGGATCGATCGCGCTGCCGGAGGAACTGGCGAACCGGCTGCGGCGGTCGGGCGCCTGGCTGCAGGTGCTCGATTCGTCGGGCGCGGAGCTGGCCTCGAGCAACAAGCCGCCCGGCGCGCTCGGCCGCTACTCGTTGCAGGAGCTGGCGCTCCGCTCGGTATATGCCGACCGTTACGGGGCGAAGCTGACTTCGTTTTACGAGGAGGCGACCGGACGTACCTGGGTGCTGAGCGAGCCGCTGTCCGGCTTTGCGCCCGGCGAGGGGCCCCTTTTCCCGCCGGAGGCCGGCGTGATCGTCGCCGCGGTCGGCGGCGTGTTCGCCGCGGCGATGGCCATCTTCGCGCTCGTCGCCTATGGGTTCGGCCACCGGTTCGGCGCTCCGATCGTCCATATGCTGAACTGGATCCGCGCGCTGGACGAGGGCAAGTACGCCGAGCCCGCGGGCCGCTCCGGCCCGTCGCGCAGCCGCAACCGCAGAGGCCGGACGAAAGGCGGCTACCGCGTGTTCGGAGACGTCGTCCGTTCGCTGGACTCCCTGTCCGAGACGCTCCGCCGCAACGAGCGGCTGCGGGCGGAGAACGAACGGCTGAAGGACGAATGGATCGCCGGCGTTTCCCACGATTTGAAAACGCCGCTCTCTTCGATCAAAGGCTATGCGCATATGCTGAACGCCGACGCTTACGAGTGGACGGCCGAGGAGGTGCGGTCGTTCGCCAAGGTGATTCTGGACAAATCGTCCCACCTGGACGAGCTGATCAACGATCTGACGCTCACGTATCATTTGCGGCACGGCGGCCGGCCTCCGTCCCTGGAGACCGTCGATATGAACGACTACCTGGCCGAAGCCGTGCGGGATGCGTCCAGCCATCCGCAATATCCGGAGAACGGCGTTCGCTTCGCGCCGGACAGCCGGGCCGCATGGCTCGACATTTACAGGCCGTGGTTCCAGCGAATCGTGGACAATCTCGTCGCGAACGCCCTGCTGCATAACCGGGAAGGAACGATGCTGACCGTCTCGGTCCGGGCGGAGCCGGACGGCGGGCTGTCGATCCGGTTCGCGGACGACGGGGACGGCATGGACGAGCGGACGGCCGAGCGGCTGTTCGAGCGATATTACCGCGGGACCGATACCGAAAGCCGCGCGGAAGGCACCGGCCTCGGCATGGCGGTGACCAAGGCGCTGGTCGAAGGCCTCGGCGGGACGATCGAAGTCGACACGGCACCCGGCCGGGGGACGGCCATCGTCTTGCGCTGGGATCGTTCGCTCCCGGAGAACCGCGCCGGATAA
- a CDS encoding sensor histidine kinase encodes MLLYFFALTGAAIVLLAGNPRGEVNRWAAAFLALAAIGGLTDVLRDAGWTQAARAVQYANLVLTPYAVAVFALVYSLPAASPARIRLWKWLLLIPPASMLGTTLAFGQGIDYGWLLAWAAPCYAGACFLLVAALLKENNRVKRRNRLMTTLIMVPSLLAVLFLIYAAKLIAPDFDFFRYVSLFFVYSFAVAALSLFVYGVLGIKLRVERDPMESAMQAASSGTHLLAHSIKNEIGKIAIGAENAKRSLSGADEAAREHLALIESASAHLLAMAERVHGRTKRIELRPEPCRLDLLAEAAAARNRERADRNRIDLVCDFSVRPTLLCDPLHVAEALENVLSNAIEALPGGGTIVIGLAQNRNGVSLSVEDNGIGIPKDLLGRVFEPFYSSKSRDGNFGLGLSYAYNVMRDSKGSVELSSRVNEGTRVTMHFPASAVLNSLNGGDL; translated from the coding sequence ATGCTCCTTTATTTTTTCGCGCTGACGGGCGCGGCGATCGTGCTGCTGGCGGGCAACCCGCGCGGCGAAGTCAACCGGTGGGCGGCGGCGTTTCTCGCGCTCGCGGCGATCGGAGGGTTGACCGATGTTTTGCGGGACGCCGGCTGGACGCAGGCCGCGCGGGCGGTGCAATACGCCAACCTCGTTCTGACGCCGTACGCGGTCGCCGTCTTCGCTCTCGTCTATTCGCTGCCGGCGGCAAGCCCCGCCCGGATTCGGCTATGGAAATGGCTGCTGCTCATTCCGCCCGCGTCGATGCTGGGGACGACGCTCGCTTTCGGCCAGGGCATCGATTACGGCTGGCTGCTCGCTTGGGCCGCGCCCTGTTACGCCGGCGCCTGCTTCCTGCTCGTCGCCGCGCTTTTGAAAGAAAATAACCGCGTCAAGCGGCGCAACCGCCTCATGACGACGCTTATCATGGTGCCCAGCCTGCTGGCCGTTCTATTTTTGATTTACGCGGCCAAGCTGATCGCGCCGGATTTCGATTTTTTTCGGTACGTCTCGCTGTTTTTCGTCTACTCCTTCGCGGTGGCCGCATTAAGCCTGTTCGTGTACGGCGTGCTGGGCATCAAGCTGCGCGTGGAACGGGACCCGATGGAAAGCGCGATGCAGGCGGCCAGCTCCGGCACGCATCTGCTCGCCCATTCGATCAAAAACGAAATCGGCAAAATCGCCATCGGCGCGGAAAACGCAAAGCGCTCCCTGTCCGGCGCGGACGAAGCGGCAAGAGAGCATTTGGCGCTGATCGAGAGCGCATCGGCTCACCTGCTCGCGATGGCGGAGCGCGTTCACGGCCGGACGAAGCGGATCGAGCTGCGTCCGGAGCCGTGCCGGCTCGATCTTTTGGCGGAAGCGGCGGCGGCGCGCAACCGGGAGCGGGCGGACCGGAATCGAATCGATCTCGTTTGCGACTTCTCGGTTCGGCCGACGCTGCTGTGCGATCCCCTCCATGTCGCGGAAGCGCTGGAGAACGTGCTTTCCAACGCGATCGAGGCGCTCCCCGGCGGAGGAACGATCGTCATCGGGCTCGCGCAAAACCGCAACGGCGTATCGCTGTCCGTCGAGGACAACGGAATCGGCATTCCCAAAGACCTTCTTGGCAGGGTGTTCGAACCGTTTTACAGCTCCAAAAGCAGGGATGGCAATTTCGGTCTCGGGCTGTCTTACGCGTACAACGTGATGCGCGATAGCAAAGGGTCGGTCGAATTGTCCAGCCGGGTCAACGAAGGGACCCGCGTCACGATGCATTTTCCCGCTTCGGCCGTGCTGAATTCCTTAAACGGAGGAGATCTTTGA
- a CDS encoding response regulator transcription factor, with amino-acid sequence MEHIKVLLVEDDPEWIKALTSYLNHEEDILVVGAAMRKEEAVRMARTLEFDVVLMDIQLGEGGLDGIYAAMEIHDIRPAKIIMLTSLSDERVITQAFTAGAVDYVEKSRFKDIPHAIRTACRHPAAMDALLKEFARLKREEQLKALTPAEREVFELIEEGYTQPQIEQKLYKAESTLKNQVNKILKKLGAKTSKQAVEKVRRKGLCEEDRK; translated from the coding sequence ATGGAACATATCAAAGTGCTTCTGGTCGAGGACGATCCCGAATGGATCAAGGCGCTGACGAGCTATCTCAACCATGAAGAAGACATTCTCGTCGTCGGGGCGGCCATGCGGAAAGAAGAGGCCGTGCGGATGGCCCGGACGCTGGAGTTCGACGTCGTGCTTATGGACATTCAGCTCGGGGAAGGCGGGCTCGACGGCATTTACGCCGCCATGGAAATCCACGACATCCGGCCGGCCAAAATCATCATGCTCACCTCGCTGTCGGACGAGCGCGTCATCACGCAGGCTTTTACGGCGGGAGCGGTCGATTACGTGGAAAAAAGCCGGTTCAAGGATATCCCGCACGCCATCCGCACCGCCTGCCGCCATCCGGCCGCGATGGACGCGCTGCTGAAGGAATTCGCCCGGCTCAAGCGGGAGGAGCAGCTCAAGGCGTTGACGCCCGCCGAGCGGGAAGTGTTCGAGCTGATCGAAGAAGGCTACACGCAGCCCCAAATCGAGCAAAAACTGTACAAGGCCGAAAGCACGCTGAAAAACCAGGTCAACAAAATATTGAAAAAGCTCGGCGCGAAAACGAGCAAGCAGGCGGTCGAGAAAGTGCGGCGCAAAGGGCTTTGCGAAGAAGACAGGAAATAA